The stretch of DNA ACACGTTGATGCAGCTGCAGGCCGACGTGCTCGGCGTGCCGGTGTCCAGGCCGGTCGTGGCCGAGACGACCGCGCTGGGAGCCGCGTACGCCGCAGGCCTGGCCGTCGGCTTCTGGAACAACACCGACGAGATGCGCGAGAACTGGCTCGAGGACAAGCGCTGGGAGCCGCAGTGGAGCGACGACCAGCGCGAGGAGGGCTACGCCCGCTGGAAGAAGGCGGTCGAACGCACCCGCGACTGGGTTGACGTCTCGGGCTGACGACGCCGCATGGTCGGCCTGGTGCTCGTCAGCCACTCGGACCGCCTGGTCGAAGGGCTGCGGGACCTGGTCGCACAGATGGAGCCAGAGGTCCCGTTCGCGCTGGCGGGCGGGACCGACGACGGTGAGCTGGGCACCAGCCTCGAACTGGTGATGGCGGCGATCGACGACGCCGATTCTGGCGACGGCGCGGTCATCCTGTACGACCTCGGCAGCGCCGAGATGACCGCCGAGTCGGCGCTGGAGTTCCTGGATTACGACCAGCGCGAGCGCGTGCTCGTCGTCGACGCACCGCTCGTCGAAGGCGCGATCGCCGCGGCGAGCACCGCGGGCGGCGGCGCGAACCTTGGTCAGGTCGCGGCCGCCGCCGCACGGGTGTGCGGCCCCGCCGAGCCGGCCGAGGAGGAGGACACCGCTGAGCTCGGGCAGTCGGTCGAGCTCGAGCTGACCAACGTCGGCGGGTTGCACGCCCGTCCGGCCGGCCAGATCAGCCGGGCCGTGCGCGGGCTCGACGCGCAGGTCCGTGTCGAGCGGGCCGACACAGGCGAGGACGCCAACGCCGCCAGCACACTGAGCCTCGTCGCGCTGGGCGCCGGCGCGGGAACCACCATCATCGTCCGGGCGGGCGGCCCGGACGGTCAGCAGGCGCTCGCGCGTGTGCGCGAGCTGATCGCCGACCGCTTCGACGAGCCGGCCGCCGAGCTGTGAGCGTCCGCCCGACGACGTCGGACAGCGCCTCTCAACCGCGCTGGGACCGTCCGCCGGCCGGCGCATCTCAGCTGATGCGATGTGATACGACGGCCAGCCCGTTCCGGCCACCGTCCTGTCGCATTCGGTAGGTAGCTCGTAGATCAGCCACGATGGCACGCCCGCCATCGAGGCCCCACTCCCGGGTGCACCACTCCCACGCACCGACCGAGGTGGATCGCTTGACGCCGGGACCGCCGCCGCTCATCCGGCGCTGTGCGACACCGCGTCGGTCAGCGGAGCTGGGTGCAGCCTGATCGTGCTCGCCTCCGCGAGCAGCCGTTCGACGGGCGCCTCGACGTCACCGATCCTGGCGAGCCACCGGGCCAGGCGGTAGCCCTCCGCTGACGTGAACTCAGACAGGCGCCGGGCCGCGAGGTCGCGGGCGATATACCGCGCCGCCGCCGCCGCCAGCACCGTGTCCGGTGCCGTCGGCGGAGCGGACACCCGCGCCGCGTCGCCCTCCGACGCGGGCGTGTGCGCAGGCTCGTCGTGCCGACGACGGCAACGCACGTACGTGTCGAGCGTCGCGAGGAGAGCACCGATCGCCCGCAGGTGCTGCTCGGCGGTCGACGCAGACACCGCGCCGGCGAGCAGCGCCAGCTCACGTTCGTCAGCGAGCTCGTGTGACGTGTGGCGGTGCATGACGCCGATCAGCCGGTGCAGGTGTGCGAGGTCACGGGCCGCAGCGGCATGGCGACCGCCCCTCGGTCCGGCCGGTGGGTGCTGCGCGTCTGCGAGGGTCACGGTCACCTCCCTGCCCCCTCGGCTCGTGACGGGGTCGCGTGGGTCCGGTCACGCGTCAGATGCCGAAGTCGGGTGGCGGGGGATCGTGGTGCGAACCGCCGCGGTCGGAGCCCAGGATCTCGTCGATGTCGTCGTCGAGGGCGGTCGCGGGCGCCGAGGACCTGTGGGCCACCGGGGCGTCCCCACCATCACGGTGGGGCTCATCACCGGACGGCTGCCCTGCGCCGCCGTACTGCGGCTGCGGCGCCGGTTCCGAGCGGGTGAGGTCTAGGTCGTCATCGACGTCGTCGGCGCGGTCGTCAACCAGGGTCGCCGTGACCTTCGCCTGCCAGGTCGCGATCGTCATGAGGTGGTTGACGAGCGTGCGCAGCTCCTCGACCTCGCTCTCGAGGGCCTCGACCCGCTCCTCCAGCGCCGCGACCGCCTCGTCCCGCGCCGACGTGCCACCGTGACCCGACCTCGGACCCGGTCCGCCCATCAGCAGGTCGAGCCGGTCGACGATGTTTCGAAGGTCGCTGACCTCGGTCCGGGACGGTCCGTGGTGCGGCTGGGTCACACGAACCTCCCGATCGACTGCTGACGTGCAGTCTCGACTTGTACCCACCCGCCGGGCCACGTGCAACCCCGCACACCTGCCGACCTCATCGACGGTCGTCGTGGTTCGCGCCCGGTCCCGACTGCGCGTCGTGCCGTTCACCGAACGCGTCGAGCGCGTCGCGTGACACGCGCGCCCGTTGCACGGGCCGGGCATAGGCGTCGACGTAGGTCTGACCGGTCAACGTCCGGATCACCCCCATGAGGCGGTCGGCCTCGGAGCGGAGATCGGCCCGGTCGCCAACCAGCAGTTGTGCACCGAAGCGCACCGTGACCGCGGCACCGAGACGGGGCACGAACGTGTGCGGCGGGATGACCTCCCGCGTGCCGATCAGCCCGACCGGCACGATCGGCGCGCCGCTGCGCCGCGCGAGCCGGATCGGGCCGGTCTTGCCACGGTACAGCCGACCGTCCGGCGACCGGGTGCCCTCGGGGAACAGGCACAGCAGACCACCGGCGCGGAGCACGTCGGTGCCGCGATCCAGGCCGGCGCGCGCCGCAGACCCTCCTGCACGAGCGACCGGCACGACGCCGAGGGCGTCGAACAGCCAGCGGAATGGTCCGGCGTGGAAGTACTCGCTCTTGGCCAGGAACACGATCGGGCGGTCGAGCAGCAGCGGGACCAGGATAGGGTCGAGCATCGACAGGTGGTTCGAGCACAGGATCGCCGGTCCCTCGTCGGGCACGTTGGCCAGGCCCTCCACCGTTGGGTGCAGCGCACCGAGCACGATGGGTCGCAGGACGGCCCGTATCGCCACGTACAGCGGTGGCGCACGGGTCGGATCGGTCGGTGTGCCCATGCGCCCACCTCCCGGTTCATCAGGCGGCGCCGGCGAGCAGCGCAGCACCGATCAGCCCCGCGTCGTCCCCGAGCTCTGCACGCAGCACCGGCGGGACGGTGCGGTGCCCGCGCGCCACCACGCGGGCATGGTACGCCTCGACCGCCGGATCGAGCAGGAGCACGCCCGCCGCGAGCACCCCGCCACCGATCAGCACCACCTCCGGGTCCAGGCCGTTGACCAGGGACGCGATGCCGACGCCCAACCACGTGCCGGCGCGCGCGAGGATCCGCCCGGCCAGCACGTCGCCCTCCTGCGCAGCACGCGTGACGGCGGTTCCCGTCACCTCGCCGACGTCGTACAGCGCCGAGTCGGGCGCCTCCCGATCAGCGACGGCGGTCCGCGCCATCCGGCCGATCGCCGAACCGCTTGCCAGCGCTTCGAGGCAGCCCCGGTTGCCGCAGGGACAACGCGGACCGCCCTCGGCCACGATGATGTGCCCGAACTCGCCACCGACCCCGGTCGCGCCGCGGACGAGCCGGTCGTCCATGATCAGGCCGCCTCCGACGCCGGTGCCCACCGTAAGCATCAGCGCGCCGCCGGACGCGTGCTGTGCGGCACCGACGCGGTACTCGCCCCACGCGGCGGCCGCCGCGTCGTTCTCGACGCGCACGGCGACGCCGAGCGCGTCGGCCAGGTCGTCCTGCAGCGGCGCGTCACGCCAGTCCAGGTTGGGTGCGTAGCGGACCACACCGGCCAGATCGACCAACCCGGCGGCGCCGACGCCGACCGGCACGCCGGATGCACCGGTGCGTGCGACGACCTCGGTCACCAGGTCGACGATCGCCTTCAGCCGTTGCGCACAGTCCTCGGGCGTGGCAGTCCGTTCCTGGTCGATGATCGTCCCTGCGCCGTCGACCAGGCCCGCGCGGACCTTGGTCCCGCCGACATCGACCCCGACGGCGCGCATCACGGTCCCTAGAATCGCAGCAGCGCCGCGACGGAGTGACCGTCGAGGCGTGTCCCGTCACGGAACAACTCGATGTCGGCGCCGCTGAGCACCGCCTGCTCGATGATCTCGTCGATCAGGTCGTCGACTGGTTCGACGGGAGTGCCGTAGGCGGCCGCCTCGTGCTCGTGCAGCGCCAGGGCTCCGGAGGCGCTCTTCCACCCCGGCTCGCCTGCACCCTCCACGACGAACAGCACGTCGACCCGCTTCGCGTTGACCGCCTCGACGACGTGGCGGACACCGCGGGCGTCCCGCTCCGCCGAGCCCTTGCCCGCCTCGAGCCGCGCCAGGAGCTCCCGACGACGGCCCGACACCAGCTCCTGCTCGGCGTCGCGCAGGACCGAGCGCAGGTGATCCGCGTCAGCGTCCAACGGCATGCTGATCAGGTCCCCATGGAGGACCTTCGTCAGGTACGGGTGCAGCTTGCGCACGAACTCGGACGCCTCCGCTGTGGGACCCGCGACGACCAGGCAGTCCAGCGGCTCCTGTTCGTGCAGGCGTAGCAGGATGTCGCTGACGTCCTTCATGTGCAGCAGCACGTCGTGCTCGATCCCACGCTGGAACCGCGCCTGGGACCAGCCGCCCTGCTCGTGCTGGCCGTGGACGTCGGAGGTGACGTCGACGTGCTCTAGGATCTGCCCGAGCTCGTAGCGGAAGATGCGCGCACGGTCGCGTTCGACGATCGCCAACGCGATGTGGTGGTGCCGGCCGAGCAGCGCCTGCAGCGGCACGACGTAGGGCCGGTCCGACACGCGCGCGATGTTGCGGACGCCCATCGCGACCTCGAGGTGCTCGAAGATCTCCCCACCGCTGGCGAACAGTCCCACGCCCTTGACGCCGCTGCGGTCGAAGGTGGTCCGCACCCAGCGGCTGATCCGCTCGGCGTCGGTCTTGACCGCCTCTGCCGCGTCGTGGTCCAACGACGCCGCGTGACGCCGCACGTCGCGCAGCAGGTTGTCGAGCCTGGCCTCGTAGTCGGCGGGACGCGGGTACCGCGATCCGTCGGTGTTGAGGTAGACCGACGTGACGGGCAGGGACGACGGTTGCCGGTTCAGCAGCGTCCGGATTGCGGTGGCGGTGACCTCCAACGGCTGCTCCTTGTGTGTGGTGGGTGGGTCGGTGTGTGGTGGGTGGGTCGGTGTGTGGTGGGTGCGTCGCTGACAGCGCTGTCGCTGCCGTTCACTGCACTGCGATGCGGCGCAACGGTGCCGCGGGTGCAGGGTGGTGATGCGCACGGTCATCAGGTGGTGACGTGTCAGGTGACGTACCGCATCGCTCGTCAATCCACACGTCGTCGCCCGGCCGGGCCGCCGTGCCGACGTCGTCGACCGCGGCCCGCAGCGCCAGCAGGAGCTCGCGCCCGGCGGCCGCGAGATGGGCTCTGACCTGGTGAGGCAGGTCGTCGAAGGCACGCAGCAGGAGGCACACGGGACACGACTGGCACTGGTCGGCGTGGTCGCCCGCCGCGGAGTCACCCATGCGCGCAGTCTAACGGGGGCGCGGTCCGCGTGGCGTCGCGGCCGGAGCCGGTCAGGCGCTGGCGTCTCGGCCGGCGGACGTGCGGCCAGGAGGGTCGAAGCCGATCGACAGCCATCCGCTGGTGACCCTGGCCGACGTGACCCGGCGTGCGCGCAGCGCGGTCGGCAGGACCAGGTTGCGGGTTAGCCGCCGACGTTGACTACAGCTCGTCAGCTCCACGTCGTCGGGCGCGCTGTCGGGCAGCGGCAGGCGCAGCGCATGCCCGTCGCCGGTCGACGACCTCGGGACGCGGTCCCTTGTGCAGCACGGTCGCCGCGACCGCCGTGCCGTACAGCTCGTCGGCGAGATCGCCGAGCGCCGCGACGCCGACGCGCTCTCGGGCCGCCAGGTCGACCCGCAGCCGCGGCACCTCTCCGATCGTCGCATCGAGCTCGGCTGCGACCTGTTGCTGACGCGCGCGCCAGCCGGCGAGGAAGGGGTCGGTGACGTCCGCCGGGACCACGCGGTTGACCAGCACGGCGTCGATCGGGTGGCCGACAGCCCGAGCGACGTGAGCACCCGACGGGCCTCGGCGAGCACCACCCGGTCGGGTGTGACGACCATCCGGACCGACGTGTGCACAGGGTCGAGCAGCAGGCCGGTCCCCCAGTGGCCGGTCCAGCACGTCACCGAGCGAGTGCGGTACGTCGGTCCACGTGACGAGGGTCCGGTGACATCACGCGCCAGTCGGACCGCGGTGGCGGCCGCGACGGTGTTCTTGCCGAAACCGCCCCTTGCCGGTGTGGATCAGGACGCGCGCGACGTCGCCGGCGGTCGTCACGGAGCGGACTCGACGTGCTGCCGGAGGTTGTCCAGGGCGCTACGGACGATCTTCTCGGCCGCTGCCCGTCGCATGAAGCGCGGCACGCTGATCGTGGGGTCGACCCGGAGCTCGTAGGTCACGGCGGACGTGCCGTCACCTCCGTCGGTGACTGTGTAGCCGCCGTCGAGCTCACGCAGTTGGTCGCTCGCGACGAGCTCCCAGCGGACCGCGTCGTCGGTGTACGTGTAGTCCAGGGTGTAGGTGGCGGTGAACAGGCGGGCGTCGACGACGAAGCGCGCCCGTGCGGGTCGGCCCTCGTCGTCGCGGTCGACCACCTCGACCGACTGAACGTCGCGCTGCCACTCGGGGTACACGTCGACGTTGATGATCGCGTCGAGGATCGTCGCCGGTGGTGCAGCAATCGTCCGGCGCTCCGTTACCGATTCGCTCATCCGGGTGCTCCAGTGCCGGCGACCACGCGATCGCTGCAGCCTAGGTGTACCAGAGCAGGCCCGCCAGGAGCACGGCGGCGAGCACGGCCGGTGGCAGTACCCGACCTCCGGCCGCGCCGGAATCGGTGCGACGCATGCGCGCCGCCCACGCCAGCCCGACGACGACGCCGACGAGGAGGCCACCGAGATGGGCCTGCCAGGCGATCCTCGGGATGAGCAGCGGCAGGGCGAGGTTGATGGCGAGCAGCACGCCGAGCTGCGTGAGCCCCGCCCTTCCTGCAGGGGTGTCACGGTTGGCCCAGGCAGCGGCGAGGTAGGCGCCGAACAACCCGAAGATGGCGCCGGACGCGCCGACGGCGACCGGACCCGGCGCGCCGACCAGGAACGCGATCCCGCCGGCCAGCCCCGCCGCGAGGTACAGCGTGGCGAAGGCGGCGCTGCCCACCCCCCGCTCGAGCTGGGGTCCGAGCACGTACAGGGCGTAGCCGTTGAACGCGAGGTGGGTCAGGCCGTCGTGGAGCAGCGTCGCGGTCAGCACCCGCCACCACTGCCCGGCGAGCACCGCGTCGTTGATCTGGGCACCGAGCAGGACGATCGGCGACGCTCGCCCGCCGCTGATCGCCCCGGCGACGAAGACCGCCACATAGGCCGCCAGCAGCCCGTAGGTCACCGGCGCCGTCCGCCATCCGCGCGGCTGCGGTCGGCGCGACGTCCCTGCGATCTCGCGCCGACAGGCCGGGCAGAGCGCCTCACCGTCCCCGTCCTGCAGGCACGTGTCGCAGACCGGACGCTGGCAGCGTGCACACCGCCGCCTGGCGCCGGTGTCACGGTGCAACGCGCACCGTGGCACGGTCGGGTCTGCAGCCATGCCCACACGGTAGCCTCGGACGCCGAAACAGCGACCGTTGGAGGCAGCCATGGACAATGACGGCGCGCTCGCGGACCTCGCGGTCCGAGGGATCGCAGTGGCCCGCGTCGCGATCGGCGTCGGCGCGACGCTGTCACCACGCCTGGTCTCTCGGCTGCAGTTCGGCACGACGTCCCCCGCGCAGACGATCACGGTGCGCATGCTCGGCGCCCGGGACCTCGCACTCGGGCTCGGCGCGCTGCTCGCCGCGCGCCACGGCTCAAGCGGTCTGCGGGGCTGGGTCGAGGCCGGCGCGCTCGCCGACGGCGTCGACGCCCTGGCCATCCTCCGCGGCGGTCCCGCTGCCTCACGCCGCCGTGGCCTGACGGTCCTCGTTGCCGGTGGTTCCGCCGCTGTCAGCGTCTGGGCAGCCCGCATCCTGGCCGATTGACCCATCGGGAGCACCGGTCGGACTCCCCGCCACGGGCGGGGTCAGCGGGAGTACAGCTCGTCGATCGTCGCCGCGAAGTGGTCGGCGACGATCATGCGCCGCACCTTCAGTGTCGGCGTCAGCTCGCCGTCCTCGATCGTGAAGTCACGCTCGAGGATCGCGGTCCTGCGTATCGACTCGGCGCGCGACACGACCGTGTTCGCCTCGGCCACCGCCCGGTCGACCTCGCCGCGCACCTGCTCGGACTGCGCCGCCTCCTTCGCATCGCCCAGCCCCTGCTCGCGGGCGAAGGTCTCGAGCTCGTCGGGATCCAGCGTGATCAGCGCACCGACGAACGGCTTCTGGTCGCCGACGACCATGACCTGCGAGATCAACCGATGGGCCTTGAGCCGCTCCTCGAGGATCGCCGGCGCGACGTTCTTGCCTCCCGCAGTGACGATGACCTCCTTCTTGCGTCCCGTGATCGTGACGAACCCGTCGTCGTTGATGGCGCCGAGGTCGCCCGTGTGGAACCAGCCGTCGTCGTCGAGGACCTCGGCGGTGGCCGCGTCGTTCTGCCAGTAGCCCTGGAACACGCCGGGACCGCGGATGAGCAGCTCACCGTCGGCGGCCACGCGGAACTCGGTGCCCGGCCACGGCTGGCCAACGGTGCCGATCTTGTTCCACTCGGGTGGGTTGACCGCCGACGCCGCCGTGGTCTCGGTCAGGCCGTACCCCTCGAGGATGTCCACCCCG from Euzebyales bacterium encodes:
- a CDS encoding SRPBCC family protein, which produces MSESVTERRTIAAPPATILDAIINVDVYPEWQRDVQSVEVVDRDDEGRPARARFVVDARLFTATYTLDYTYTDDAVRWELVASDQLRELDGGYTVTDGGDGTSAVTYELRVDPTISVPRFMRRAAAEKIVRSALDNLRQHVESAP
- a CDS encoding Vms1/Ankzf1 family peptidyl-tRNA hydrolase; protein product: MEVTATAIRTLLNRQPSSLPVTSVYLNTDGSRYPRPADYEARLDNLLRDVRRHAASLDHDAAEAVKTDAERISRWVRTTFDRSGVKGVGLFASGGEIFEHLEVAMGVRNIARVSDRPYVVPLQALLGRHHHIALAIVERDRARIFRYELGQILEHVDVTSDVHGQHEQGGWSQARFQRGIEHDVLLHMKDVSDILLRLHEQEPLDCLVVAGPTAEASEFVRKLHPYLTKVLHGDLISMPLDADADHLRSVLRDAEQELVSGRRRELLARLEAGKGSAERDARGVRHVVEAVNAKRVDVLFVVEGAGEPGWKSASGALALHEHEAAAYGTPVEPVDDLIDEIIEQAVLSGADIELFRDGTRLDGHSVAALLRF
- a CDS encoding rhomboid family intramembrane serine protease: MTYGLLAAYVAVFVAGAISGGRASPIVLLGAQINDAVLAGQWWRVLTATLLHDGLTHLAFNGYALYVLGPQLERGVGSAAFATLYLAAGLAGGIAFLVGAPGPVAVGASGAIFGLFGAYLAAAWANRDTPAGRAGLTQLGVLLAINLALPLLIPRIAWQAHLGGLLVGVVVGLAWAARMRRTDSGAAGGRVLPPAVLAAVLLAGLLWYT
- a CDS encoding lysophospholipid acyltransferase family protein, with the protein product MGTPTDPTRAPPLYVAIRAVLRPIVLGALHPTVEGLANVPDEGPAILCSNHLSMLDPILVPLLLDRPIVFLAKSEYFHAGPFRWLFDALGVVPVARAGGSAARAGLDRGTDVLRAGGLLCLFPEGTRSPDGRLYRGKTGPIRLARRSGAPIVPVGLIGTREVIPPHTFVPRLGAAVTVRFGAQLLVGDRADLRSEADRLMGVIRTLTGQTYVDAYARPVQRARVSRDALDAFGERHDAQSGPGANHDDRR
- the dhaM gene encoding dihydroxyacetone kinase phosphoryl donor subunit DhaM; amino-acid sequence: MVGLVLVSHSDRLVEGLRDLVAQMEPEVPFALAGGTDDGELGTSLELVMAAIDDADSGDGAVILYDLGSAEMTAESALEFLDYDQRERVLVVDAPLVEGAIAAASTAGGGANLGQVAAAAARVCGPAEPAEEEDTAELGQSVELELTNVGGLHARPAGQISRAVRGLDAQVRVERADTGEDANAASTLSLVALGAGAGTTIIVRAGGPDGQQALARVRELIADRFDEPAAEL
- a CDS encoding ROK family protein encodes the protein MRAVGVDVGGTKVRAGLVDGAGTIIDQERTATPEDCAQRLKAIVDLVTEVVARTGASGVPVGVGAAGLVDLAGVVRYAPNLDWRDAPLQDDLADALGVAVRVENDAAAAAWGEYRVGAAQHASGGALMLTVGTGVGGGLIMDDRLVRGATGVGGEFGHIIVAEGGPRCPCGNRGCLEALASGSAIGRMARTAVADREAPDSALYDVGEVTGTAVTRAAQEGDVLAGRILARAGTWLGVGIASLVNGLDPEVVLIGGGVLAAGVLLLDPAVEAYHARVVARGHRTVPPVLRAELGDDAGLIGAALLAGAA
- a CDS encoding ArsA-related P-loop ATPase, which gives rise to MLDRPLGDRPAARPCAHVGPDGRHTRPGGARRGPSGAHVARAVGHPIDAVLVNRVVPADVTDPFLAGWRARQQQVAAELDATIGEVPRLRVDLAARERVGVAALGDLADELYGTAVAATVLHKGPRPEVVDRRRACAAPAAARQRARRRGADEL